Genomic DNA from Labilibaculum sp. DW002:
TGTAACAATCGCTGCGGCAGACGAAGCAACAGTAACTATTTCAGATGAAGATGCATCAGAAGTAAGCATAGCAGCTACGACTCAAGCAAGTGAGCCAGGAACAGATGGTTTGTTTACTTTGACGCTAACTAATGCAGTAAGTGTAGATACAGAAATCACATTTGCAGTAAGTGGCGTAGCAACAGAAGGAACCGATTATTCGGCACTTGGAACAACAGTTACCATTCCAGCTAACAGCACATCGATCACACTTCCAGTAAGTGTAATTAATGATGATCTAGTAGAAACTGGAGGCGAAACAGTAATTGTAAGTTTAGTTTCAACCAATACAGCGGTAACAATCGCTGCAGCAGACGAAGCAACAGTAACTATTTCAGATGAAGATGCATCAGAAGTAAGTATTGCAGCTACAACTCAGGCAAGTGAGCCAGGAACTGATGGTTTGTTTACTTTGACGCTAAGCAATGCAGTAAGTGTAGATACAGAAATCACATTTGCAGTAAGCGGTGTAGCAACAGAAGGCACTGATTATTCAGCAATTGGAACTACTGTAACGATTCCTGCTAATTCAACGGAAGCAATAATATCAGTTAATGTTATTGATGATGCGCTGGTTGAAAGTGGAGGTGAAAGTGTTGTTGTGACATTGAATTCTACCAACAATTCAGTGACCTTGTCAGCGACTAGTTCTGCAAATATGAACTTAGGAGATGATGATTCAACTGAAGTAACAATAAGTGCTACCGATGATACAGCTCAGGAAGGTACTCCTGCTGTTGATAATGCAGAGTTTACAGTTTCAATGACTAATGCCTCTGCTGTTAATACGATAATCAGTTACACCATAGGTGGAACTGCAACGGAAGGAAGTGACTTTACATCCTTAACAGGAACTATAACAATTCTGGCAGGTTCAACAAGTGGAACTATTGATATTAGTGTACTTGATGATGTTTTATTTGAGGATTCTGAAACTGTTATTATAACACTAACAGGAATTACTTCTGGTGATATTACAACAACATTAGGAACTCCAGTTGAAGCAACTGCAACAATAATTGATAATGATATTGATTGTTATGCTGGTGATGATCTAGAAATTTGTTCTTCGGATGCAAATGTTACTTTAAGTACTGCGACCGAAAACAATGCAAGTGACTTTGCCTGGACAACTAATGGAACAGGTAATTTCGTTAATGCAAGTATTTTAAATGCAGTTTACATTCCTAGTGATTTGGATAGAACAAATGGTGAAGTAGAGTTAACACTAGGTGTATCTGGTATTAGTGGAACAGATAGCGATGTAATGACATTGAAGATTTGGCCAAGAGTGCTTCTGAACGCAGGCGATGAAACTGCTACAATTAATGAAGGTGAGACTTATACTGTCATGGGAGCAATAGCAGTTAATTATGCTAGCATACTTTGGACAAGTACAGGTGGTTCATTTGATGATCCAACTGCAATTAATCCAGTATTCACTCCATCAACAACCGATAATGTTGTTCTTAGAATGACTGCAACAGGATTAGGAGCAGGTGCTTGTTCAGATGATTTTGATGAGATCTCAATTACCATAAATGATTTCCCAACAGCAAGTAATGAAAGTGTTACTGGTTTTGAAGATCAAGATTTATTATTTGCAGAAACAGATTTCTCTGTAAATTATTTAGACGCAGAGCTTGACGATTTTGAGGGAATTAAGATTGTGAATATTGAATCTGTTGGCGAATTGGAATACAATGGTTCTGCAGTTGTTTCAGGATTAGAAATTACAAAAACTGATATTTCTAAATTAACATTTAGATCACTGCTTAATGAGAATGGATTAAATTACGATTCATTTGAATTTAAAGTGTTTGATGGAACGGCGTATAGCTCTGAAACTTATACAATGAGTATTGATATTACAGCTGTTAATGATGTTCCTTACTTTACCTTAATGAATCCAAAAGACATTTGGGTGAGTGAGGATATAGGATTGGTGATTATCAATGGACAAGTAGCAACACAGTTTGCAGGTCCTGTAAATGAAACAGGTCAAGCTTTGAACTTGAAATTAACGAATGATAATCCAGCCTTATTCAGTGAGCAACCAACATTAGATGCAGCGGGTAATTTACGATTTACTCCTCTTACTAATGTATCTGGATTGGCAACATTAGGTGTTCAACTATTTGATGATGGAGGAATAGCTAATGGAGGCGTAGATTCATCGGCCATTCAAATATTTACAATAACTGTTGAGGCGGTTAACGATGCTCCAGTAGCAGAGGATGACTTGTTTACAGTGAATGAGGATGAGAATTTATCAGGAAATGTAAAATTAGATAATGGAAATGGAGCAGATTCGGATCCAGATAGTGACTCAGACAATTTCACTTACTCATTAATTGATGGTGGAACTGCTGAAACCAATGGAAATCTTGTATTGAATACAGATGGTACGTTCACTTATGTGCCGAATGCGGATTTCTTTGGAGATGTTACATTTACTTATCAGGTTTGCGATGATGCAGTTTCTCCTTTAAGTCAAGAGTGCGATGAAGCAACGGTTACAATTACTGTTGATCAGATTAGCGATGAACCTTTGGCAGTGGATGATGACTACTTCATGAAAGAGGACGATGTCTTGAGTGGAAACGTATTTGATAATGATGAAAGATTGGTTGATGGACCAGTACTGATCGTTGCGAATACAAACCCAGTTTCAGGTACATTAGTTCTTAATTCTGATGGAACATTTGTTTATACACCAGATTCAGGATATTACGGAACAGTAACATTTACCTACACTTTACGAGATGTAGATGGTAGTGAATCAACTGCGACAGTTACCATTATTGTTGATCCATTAGATTATCCACCAATTGCAAATGATGATTTTGCAGAAACGGATGAAGAAATTGCAGTAAGCGGTAATTTATTTGCCAATGATGAAGATTTCATTAATCCTCCAGTACTTGCGATTTCAAATACTGATCCGGCAAACGGAACAGTTGTAGTCAATGCTGATGGAACATTTACCTATACTCCAAATGCAGATTTTTATGGTACTGATACTTTCGAGTATACCATCGAAGATGTGGATGGAGATCAGGACACTGGATTAGTAACAATAACAGTAAATCCGGTTAATGATACACCAATCGCTGTTGCAGATGAAAATACAACAGATGAAGATGCTGGTGTTAGTGGTAATTTGATGAGTAATGATACTGATTTAGGTGATGCAGAGGTAAATGTTGTGGCAAATACCAATCCAGCAAATGGAACGGTTTTAGTTCAGCCTGATGGTTCATATACTTACATTCCAAATGAGAATTTTAATGGTGTTGATACGTTTACTTACACCATTGAAGACGAGGATGGCGAGCAATCAACGGCAACAGTTACAATTACGGTTAATTCAATAAATGATGTGCCAGTAGCTGTTGATGATGTGAATTCAACTGATGAAGATACAGTTGTTATAGGTAATGTATTGCCTAATGATACTGATCTTGATGACGATGAATTAACAGTTGTTGAGTTGAATGGTTCAAGTTCTAATTTAGGTGTTGATATCATCATGTCAGGCGGAGGTATTCTTCAATTGAATGCTGATGGTTTCTACGAATTCGATCCTAATGGTGAGTACGATTACCTAAACGAAGGAGAAGAGGTTCAAGAAAGCTTTACTTATGTGGTAACAGATGGAACTGCTAACAGTAATGTGGCAACTGTAGTGATTACAATTATTGGTGTGAATGATGCACCTGTTGCTACCGATGATCAGGAGATTGCTAGAGATAATGAAGAGATTATTATTTCTGTTTTAGATAATGATTCTGATGCCGATGAAGATGATCTAATCGTAACTATTATAACGGAACCTGAGTTTGGTTTTGTAGTTGTAAATGGTGATGGTACTGTTTCTTATTTGGCTGATTTGGGAGCTTATTGTAATACCGATCAATTTACATATCGTATTTGTGATCCATCAGGATTATGCGATGAAGCAGTGGTTACAATTGAAATTGATGTTATGGATAGCGATGAAGATTCCATTCCTGATGCAATTGAAACATTAACTGCAGATACGGATTCTGATTCAACTCCTGATTATCTGGATTTAGATAGCGATAATGATGGTATTTCCGATGAAGATGAAGCAAGGATTTCTGATTCTTGTAATGATCTTCCAGTTGATGCTGATCAGGACGGAATGCCTGATTATCTTGATACAGATAGTGATAATGATGGTTACCCAGATGAAGAAGAAGGCGATGATGATTGTGATGGAGATGGAATTTTAGATTACATGGATTCTTACGATGATTGCGCTGAATACATAATTATACCAGAAGGATTTTCTCCCAATGGCGATGGAATTAATGATCGCTTGGTCATTAAAGGAATGAGAGATTTCCCAAATAGTGAGTTGATGATTTTCAACCGTTGGGGAGCTAAAATATATAGTAAGAAGGGATATCAGAATGATTGGGACGGTAGAGCTGAAAACAGCATGACCGTTGGAACCAATGTTATTCCAGAAGGAACTTATTACTATGTGATCGATCTTGGAAATGGATCAAAAGTTATTAAAGGATTCATTTACATAAACTACTAATTACGAAGAACATGAATAGATCTAGTTTACAAATTATTAAATGTGTTGCTTTATTGGTTTTAATTTTTCCTTTTGGAAAAGTGTTAAAAGCGCAACAAGATCCTATGTATACTCAATATATGCACAACCCATTAACGATAAATCCGGCTTACGCCGGAAGTACCGATATGATGAGTGCCATGTTTCTCGCACGCGAACAGTGGGTAGGATTTGACGGTGCACCTAAATCAAGAACCTTAACGCTTAGTGCTCCAATAACAAAGTATAATGTTGGAGCGGGTTTTTCTTACATTAATGATGAGCTAGGGCCAGTAAAGCAAAATAGTGTATATGCCGATTTTGCGTACCAACTGAAGCTAAGTGAAAGAGGAACTTTGGCGATGGGAATAAAAGGAGGTTTTGATATGATTCAGATTGACTTGATGAACTTGACTCTTAATGAGCAAAATGATGCTTCTTTCTCATCTGATTTTCAAGAAGATTTTATTTTGAATTTTGGTTTGGGCTTGTACTATTATACACCACGTTATTATCTTGGTGTGTCAATACCAAGAATGTTGAAGAACAATTACGATGATGATGGAGTGAATACAACAAGTTTAGGTTACAAGGAACGTCATTATTTTATAACTGCAGGTGCTTTGTTTGATATTAACGAGAATGTGAAATTCAAGCCATCAATTTTATCTAAAATTGTTTGGAATGCTCCAGTTTCCTTAGATCTTTCGGCCAATTTTATATTGAATGATAAACTTTGGTTAGGAGCAGCTTATCGTATCGATGATGCAATGAGTTTTTTAATCCATTATCAAATATCAGAGCAACTTCGTGTAGGTTATGCTTTTGATTTAACCGAATCGGAATTGCGCAGGTACAATAATGGAACGCATGAAATCATGGTTGCATTCGACTTCCAGTTCAACAAAAAGAAAGTAATGACACCAAGGTATTTCTAATTCTACTGATCGAAAATTATGAGAAAATTGACACGCACTATATTATTCTTTGGGCTTTTATTGATGAATCTTTCATTGAATGCTCAAATGTTAGAAAGGGCAGATAAACATTTTGAATCTTTTGCATATCAAGAAGCCATTGACTTGTATGAAATGCTTTGGGAGAAAGATAGTTTAAATGAAAACGTAACCAGGCAATTGGCTGCTTCCTATCGATTGATTAATAATTCACAAAAAGCAGAATTTTGGTATGCTAAGGTTTTGGAAATGCCGAATGTCGAAAATGATGATTATTTGTTTTACGCAAGGGCTTTGCAAAGCAATCAGAAGTACGCTAAGGCAAATGAGTGGATGGAGAAATATCGTCAAAAAGAATCAGGATCAAAGCAAGATCTCATTGATGAAGATGTGATTAATAAGCTGAAAAGCGATTCCTTAAAATATAAGGTGAAACCAGTTTCTGCTAATTCGGAAGAATCTGATTTTGGAGTAGCATATTATCGAAATGATGTGATTTTTTCATCAGCTAGAGAGAAAATGTCTGTAATAAAGAGGAATCATAAATGGAACAATCAAAATTACCTTCGATTGTATCAAACTCATGTTGGTGAGGATGGTAACCTATTGAATGCAACATTATTCTCGAAAGATATTACAACTAAATTTCATGATGGTCCAGTTTGCTTTACGAAGTCGGGCGAGGAAATGTTTTTAACACGTAATTACGTATCCGATTCGAAAAAGGCAAAGCGAAATAAGGAAGGCGTGGTAAGTATTAAGCTTTACCATTGTAAAAAAGAAGGTGATGGATGGTCTACACCAGAATTACTTTCCTTTAATTTGGAAGCTTTTTCAACAGGACATCCTGCTTTGTCAGATAATGAAAAGAGTTTGTATTTTATTTCTGATCGTCCAGGAGGATTTGGAGGGACTGATTTATATGTTTCTAAGAAAACAGCATCAGGTTGGAGCGAACCAGTAAATTTAGGCGACAAAATTAATACTTCAGAGAATGAAATGTTTCCTTTTGTTGATGAAACAAACAACTTATTTTTTGCATCAAAGGGGCATGTTGGCTTAGGCGGATTAGATGTGTTTTCAATTGACTTAGATGATGAAAAAGCAAAGCCAGTAAATATGGGCTATCCAATTAATTCGTCGAAAGATGATTTTAATTTAATTCACAAGAAGGGGAGTGGATACTTTGCTTCAAATAGAATAAAAGGGGAGAGTTTCGATGATGTATATCATTTTGCTCTAATGAGACGAACGATAAAAGGTCAGGTGTTTAATTCCGAAACAAAAGAGATCTTAGGCAATACAGAAGTTTCATTGATTGATAAAAATGGGAACGTAGCTGAAAGAGTAGTAACAGATAAAGATGCAAACTTTCAATTTGTGATTTCTAAGATAGATAACTATCAAATCCGATCTACTAAAGAATATTATTTTGATGGAGATGTAGCTATTCCTGCTAGCGAATTAAGAAAGAATGGAGAACTGAATAAGATTGTATATCAGGCACCAGATAATATTTTATCATTAAAAGGCTTGGTTGTGTTCAAAGAGGATCGTTCTCCTGTTGCTGATGTGAATGTTTCGATTAAAAATAGCAAATCTGATGACTCGATTAATTTAACAAGTGATACAAATGGTACATTTTCTTGTGAGTTGCTGAGAGGAATGGATTACACAATCGAATATCACAAAGAAGGCATATTATCTAAAACGCGAAGAGTGGAAACTTCTATGATAAAAGGAAGTGAAATTTTTGTTGAAGAAGAGGTAGATAAAGTGCAGGTTGGAAAAGTATTTGTCCTAGATAATATCTTTTACGATGTAAATAAATCAAACATTCGTGAGGATGCAGCAATCGAATTAGATAAATTGGTAGTTGTAATGACTGAGAATCCAAACCTAAAAATCGAATTAAGTTCGCATACCGATTCAAGAGGTAGCGATCCTTACAATATGGCCTTATCCAGCAGAAGAGCTAAGGAAGCTGTGGAATACATTGTTTCGAAAGGAATCTCACCTGATCGTATGAAAGCGAAAGGATATGGTGAAACCAAATTGATAAATAAATGTTCTAATGGAGTAAAGTGCAGCAAAGAAGAACATCAGGCTAACAGAAGAACTGAAGTTAAGATTTTGGCAATGTAGTAGAGCTTATAAGAATTTAAAAATCCGTCTTCTTTTAGAGGATGGATTTTTTTATGCCCTATTAAATTTAGTTTAATTGGAAATGGCTTTTATAATATAGGTTATAGAGAGAAGATTTAGATTGGACATATGAAAGTAAATTATTATATTCATAGGAAGATGTTTTTGGGTTAATAAGAAAGTAAGCATCTACAAGCCAAAAAATTATAAATGCAGTAGAGGCTAGTCTTAACTAATATAAATACAATGACATACGACATCTACGTAAAAAATTATCTTGATGCCATACTAGAAGGTGATAGATTAAAATGTTCGACGATAGTAAAAGATTTTCTTCAACAGAACCCATCAATAAAGGATCTTTATGAAAAGATTCTGAAGGTTTCTCTTTATCAAGTAGGTGAACTTTGGGAAGCCAACAAGATTAGTGTTGCCACAGAGCACATAGCTACGGCAATAACAGAAGGGATTTTAAATGAACTTTTCATGGAACTTACTCCCATAAAAAAATTAAATAAAAAGGTTGTAGTTGCTTGTGTTGAAAATGAACATCACCAAGTAGGAGTTAAAATGGTAGCTGATATTTTTGAGATGCAAGGTTGGGATAGTTATTTTTTAGGGAGTGGGATCCCTCTTTCTGAATTGATCAGGTACATCAAAGAGGTTTCTCCAGATATTGTTGCGATTTCGTTAAGTATTTACTTTAACTATGTTAATTTCACTAGAATGATAAAGGAAATTAATGAGGAATTTCCTGATATAATAATTATAGTAGGAGGTCAGGCATTTTCGAATAAGAAGAATAGTCTATCCGATAAATTAGAAAACTTGCTTTACATTCCAGATTTGAATTTATTAGAGAGTTATATAAAATCAATTAACCAAAAACGATTATGACCAAAGATTTACTACTGGAAAGCGCACAAAAACTTCAACAAGTTGAAGAACAATATTTAAAGGAATATGCAGAAAAAAGAGAGAATCTTGTATCGCTCATGAATCAAAAAATGCAGTCGAGAGCAGATATTAAGGAGCTAGTTGGAGAGGATAATATTGAATTAATGAAAGACAATCATGCAAATCATGCACGCTTTCTGGAATCGTTGTTTTGTGAATATTCAGCAGATGTTTTTACGGAAACGGTTTTATGGGTTTTTAAATCGTATTCCTCAAGAGGTTTTAGTTCGCTATATTGGTCAGCACAGTTAAACACTTGGGTTGAATTGTATAAAGAAGAATTAACCAAAGAATGTTTTGCTGCCATTTATCCTTACTACAATTGGATGATTGTTAATATACCTTCTTTTAAACGATATGCTGTTGAAGAATTAGATTCAACCAAGTCTGAACACTAAAAACTGAATGTCTAGTGCGTAATGATGATTTACTTCGCAATTGGTACCCCATATTGCAAGAAAACATGATAGAGGGGAAATCGGTTGCAATTGGAATCTTTTCTTTTGAAGAGAATATTTTGTATGCAAATAATGCTATGAATCATTTTTTAAATGTTGATTCAGAGAATCAAAAGCCTGTAAATGCTTTTGTTAATCCTGAGTTTGATGTATTTGTAAATAAAGAAGAGCAAGGTCTTGTTTTTGATGGTAGTTTAACCATTGGTAACCGTTTCGATGTTAGTTATAGTTTAGAATCTAAAGTGTATCGATTGGGTGGTGAGATTTTAGTTTTTGCAGAGGCAAACCTATTGCAACTTTTTGCAGAGAATAAAAAAATGAGTACTCTTAATCAGCAAGTTAATAATTTGCAAAGAGAATTAATTAAAGAGAAAAGAAACTTACAGTACACGCTGTCCGAACTGAAAGATACGCAACAAATGCTTGTTCAGTCAGAGAAAATGAATGCAATGGGACAGCTTGTAGCTGGAGTTGCACATGAGATTAATAATCCAATTGGCTTTGTTTATAGTAATTTGTTTTCTTGGAAAGGTATTGGTGAAGATCTGGTAAATGCTTATTTGGATCTTGAGCAATTAATCAAAAATCAGGAGAATGAAAAACTGTTTGGGGAAGCAAAAAAAATTAGAGAAGAAAATGATCTAGATTACCAGATAGAGGATATGGCAGATGTATTTGAGGAATCGAAAACAGGGCTGGATCGTGTGAAAAAAATTGTTGAAGATTTACGCACCTTTTCAAGGCTCGATGAATCTGCAATGAAAAAGATTAATTTAACGGAAAACCTACAATCCACCATTTCAATTGCGAAAACAAAGTTTAATGAGAAAGCGGCGAATTTTAATTTTGAATGTCCAGACGAGTTATATGTTGAATGTTATCCAGGGCAGTTGAATCAAGCTATTCTTAATGTTCTTATTAATGCCACTCAGGCAATTGATTATGCAGGACGAATTGAAATGAGTTTGATAGAGTTTGAAGAGGAAGTTCAAATTTCTATTAAAGATGATGGTTGTGGAATAGCTGAAAATAATAAAGAGAAAATTTTTGATCCGTTTTACACTACAAAACCAATAGGTACTGGAACGGGTTTAGGTTTAAGCATTACTCACAAAATAATTTGTGAAGTCCATCAAGGTAAAATTGAAGTGGAGTCGGAGCCAAATAAAGGAGCCAAGTTTATTATTTCTATTCCCAAAGTAATTAGCTTATGATATTAAATGATATGGAAAAATACAACTTACTTGTTGTCGATGATGAAATAGAAATTCTAAAATCAATTAAGAGACAATTTAGAAAAAAATATAATGTTTTTACAGCTGAAAATGCAATAGATGCACTGCAGGTTATGGCGAATGAAAGCATACAAGTTGTCATTTCAGATCAACGAATGCCTGCAATGAGTGGGACTGAGTTCTTGAATATTGTAAAAGAGAAGTTTCCTGAAGCTTTAAAGTTAATTATCACAGGATATTCTGACATTGAAGCGGTGATTGGAGCCATAAATGAGGGACAGATTTTTCGATACATTACCAAACCATGGAATCCTATTGAACTAGAGTCAATTTTATCCGAAGCCTTTGAAAAATATGAATTAATTACAAATAATAAAAAATTAACAAAGTCACTTCAGATTTCAAATTCTGAATTAGAAGAGAAAGTAAAGTTGCGTACTGCTGAGTTGCAGGAACTCAATTCAAAATTAAAGGGACTAAATTTAGAAAAGAATAAATACGTTGGAATTGTTGCTCATGATTTACGTAATCCAATTGGTGTAGCCAAAGGTTTTGCGGAGCTGTTGATTGATGAATATGATGATATACAGCGAGTTGATAAGTTAGATTATATTTCAACGATTAAAGAGAGGTGTGCTTTTGCTTTGAATTTAATTACTGATATCCTTGATTTGTCAAAAATTGAAGCAGGCATTTTTGAATTGCAAAAACAAGAGCAGGATTACATTTCTTTTGTTCAGGATAATATTCAACAAAATATTTTATTGGCGAAAAGAAAATCTCAAATGTTGGAATTAAAATCTGACTTAAAAAGTTGTTCGGCTCGCTTTGATTCAAGTAAGATGGAGCAAGTGTTGAATAATCTTATAGGTAATGCAATGAAATATTCAGTAGCTGATTCAAAAATAATTATTGATGTTACCACCGAAAATGGTAAAATTGTGACAAGAGTGATCGATGAAGGACAAGGAATTCCGGTTGATGAATTAGATGCTATTTTTGCTTCTTATACAACAAGTTCTGTAAAGGGAACAAGAGGCGAAAAATCTACAGGATTAGGTTTGGCTATCGTTAAAAAGATTATTAATGCACATGAAGGATCTATTTCTGTTGATAGTACGGTAGGTAAAGGGAGTGTTTTTACCTTTTCTTTTCCTTTATAGAAGGAATCTGTTACCAAGAACTCTCAAAGTTGAGAGTGTAAGTTTCTAGTATAGGTAGACTTTGCTTTTCTTTGAACGGAGGGAGTCGAACCCCCAACCTTCTTGGTCGTAACCTGATGGTTATTGAGCACTATCCACTTATGCTTTTCTTATGTATTTGGGTTAATTAATTGAAAGGTGTCGTAGCTATTATAATATGAAATCCATATTGCTTGGATTTTTAGGCTCATCAAATTAGGTAGGCTTTGCTTAAAAACAAAAAAAGCTTCAACAAATGTTGAAGCTTTTCTGTGAACACGGAGGGAGTCGAACCCCCAACCTCCACGGCCGTAACGTGGTGCACTATCCAGTTATGCTACGCGTCCTTTTTTCCTGTTAAGGCGGTGCAAATATAGGGATATTTATCTGTGTTTTGCAAGCCTTTCATTTAAAAATACGATATTTTTTCGCTTTTGTTTTATTTTTTGTCACGAATCATTGTTTAAATATCATGTTTTGTGTTTGTTATGGCTTGTGTGTTTTTTGAAAAAAAAGATTGATTTTTTTAGTGATGAAGATTATAACTTTAGTTTTTCTGGAAAGAAGAATTAATTTGTGCAATTAGTGATTGATAGAAATAGACGAGTAGAGTATATATAATTCGTTTTGTAATGAATTAATAAGTTTTGCTTCCTAAAGCAGATTGATCGTATAAAAACAAAAAAACTCATCAATTTCTTGATGAGTTTCTGTGAAACGGAGAGAGTCGAACCCCAAATCTTCTCGGTCGTAACCTGATGGTAATTGAGCACTATCCAGTTATGCTATTATTTTTATGTGTTTTGAGAAATCAATTAAAAATGGTCTTAAGTAATATACTTTGAAGTTATTGCAATGTATTTTTTTTCTAAGGTAGGTTTTGCATATAAAAACAAAAAAAGCTCCAATAAATGTTGAAGCTTTTCTGTGAACACGGAGGGATTCGAACCCCAAATCTTCTCGGTCGTAACTTGATGTTTGTTGAGCACTATCCAGTTATGCTATTATTTTTATGTGTTTTGAGAAATCAATTAAAAATGGTCTTAAGTAATATACTTTGAAGTTATTGCAATGTATTTTTTTTCTAAGGTAGGTTTTGCATATAAAAACAAAAAAAGCTCCAACAAATGTTGAAGCTTTTCGGTGAACATGGAGGGATTCGAACCCCCAACCTCCTCGGCCGTAACGAGGTGCACTATCCAGTTATGCTTTTGTGTTTTTCGTTTGAAGATGTTAATAGAAAAGAATCTTAAGTAAGATACTATGAAGGAATTAGAATAAAGACTGTTTAGGTTTTTCTTACTTGTCAGGTTAACCACATAAAACAAAAAAAGCTCCAACAAATGTTGAAGCTTTTCTGTGAACATGGAGGGATTCGAACCCCCAACCTCCTCGGCCGTAACGAGGTGCACTATCCAGTTATGCTACACGTCCTTTTCGTCCTAAAGACACTGCAAATATAGGTAAAATTTAATATTAGATTCACTTTCAAGAGAATTTTTTTCAATAATTTTCGTTTGTTTACAAG
This window encodes:
- a CDS encoding Ig-like domain-containing protein, with product VTIAAADEATVTISDEDASEVSIAATTQASEPGTDGLFTLTLTNAVSVDTEITFAVSGVATEGTDYSALGTTVTIPANSTSITLPVSVINDDLVETGGETVIVSLVSTNTAVTIAAADEATVTISDEDASEVSIAATTQASEPGTDGLFTLTLSNAVSVDTEITFAVSGVATEGTDYSAIGTTVTIPANSTEAIISVNVIDDALVESGGESVVVTLNSTNNSVTLSATSSANMNLGDDDSTEVTISATDDTAQEGTPAVDNAEFTVSMTNASAVNTIISYTIGGTATEGSDFTSLTGTITILAGSTSGTIDISVLDDVLFEDSETVIITLTGITSGDITTTLGTPVEATATIIDNDIDCYAGDDLEICSSDANVTLSTATENNASDFAWTTNGTGNFVNASILNAVYIPSDLDRTNGEVELTLGVSGISGTDSDVMTLKIWPRVLLNAGDETATINEGETYTVMGAIAVNYASILWTSTGGSFDDPTAINPVFTPSTTDNVVLRMTATGLGAGACSDDFDEISITINDFPTASNESVTGFEDQDLLFAETDFSVNYLDAELDDFEGIKIVNIESVGELEYNGSAVVSGLEITKTDISKLTFRSLLNENGLNYDSFEFKVFDGTAYSSETYTMSIDITAVNDVPYFTLMNPKDIWVSEDIGLVIINGQVATQFAGPVNETGQALNLKLTNDNPALFSEQPTLDAAGNLRFTPLTNVSGLATLGVQLFDDGGIANGGVDSSAIQIFTITVEAVNDAPVAEDDLFTVNEDENLSGNVKLDNGNGADSDPDSDSDNFTYSLIDGGTAETNGNLVLNTDGTFTYVPNADFFGDVTFTYQVCDDAVSPLSQECDEATVTITVDQISDEPLAVDDDYFMKEDDVLSGNVFDNDERLVDGPVLIVANTNPVSGTLVLNSDGTFVYTPDSGYYGTVTFTYTLRDVDGSESTATVTIIVDPLDYPPIANDDFAETDEEIAVSGNLFANDEDFINPPVLAISNTDPANGTVVVNADGTFTYTPNADFYGTDTFEYTIEDVDGDQDTGLVTITVNPVNDTPIAVADENTTDEDAGVSGNLMSNDTDLGDAEVNVVANTNPANGTVLVQPDGSYTYIPNENFNGVDTFTYTIEDEDGEQSTATVTITVNSINDVPVAVDDVNSTDEDTVVIGNVLPNDTDLDDDELTVVELNGSSSNLGVDIIMSGGGILQLNADGFYEFDPNGEYDYLNEGEEVQESFTYVVTDGTANSNVATVVITIIGVNDAPVATDDQEIARDNEEIIISVLDNDSDADEDDLIVTIITEPEFGFVVVNGDGTVSYLADLGAYCNTDQFTYRICDPSGLCDEAVVTIEIDVMDSDEDSIPDAIETLTADTDSDSTPDYLDLDSDNDGISDEDEARISDSCNDLPVDADQDGMPDYLDTDSDNDGYPDEEEGDDDCDGDGILDYMDSYDDCAEYIIIPEGFSPNGDGINDRLVIKGMRDFPNSELMIFNRWGAKIYSKKGYQNDWDGRAENSMTVGTNVIPEGTYYYVIDLGNGSKVIKGFIYINY
- a CDS encoding PorP/SprF family type IX secretion system membrane protein produces the protein MNRSSLQIIKCVALLVLIFPFGKVLKAQQDPMYTQYMHNPLTINPAYAGSTDMMSAMFLAREQWVGFDGAPKSRTLTLSAPITKYNVGAGFSYINDELGPVKQNSVYADFAYQLKLSERGTLAMGIKGGFDMIQIDLMNLTLNEQNDASFSSDFQEDFILNFGLGLYYYTPRYYLGVSIPRMLKNNYDDDGVNTTSLGYKERHYFITAGALFDINENVKFKPSILSKIVWNAPVSLDLSANFILNDKLWLGAAYRIDDAMSFLIHYQISEQLRVGYAFDLTESELRRYNNGTHEIMVAFDFQFNKKKVMTPRYF
- a CDS encoding OmpA family protein — translated: MRKLTRTILFFGLLLMNLSLNAQMLERADKHFESFAYQEAIDLYEMLWEKDSLNENVTRQLAASYRLINNSQKAEFWYAKVLEMPNVENDDYLFYARALQSNQKYAKANEWMEKYRQKESGSKQDLIDEDVINKLKSDSLKYKVKPVSANSEESDFGVAYYRNDVIFSSAREKMSVIKRNHKWNNQNYLRLYQTHVGEDGNLLNATLFSKDITTKFHDGPVCFTKSGEEMFLTRNYVSDSKKAKRNKEGVVSIKLYHCKKEGDGWSTPELLSFNLEAFSTGHPALSDNEKSLYFISDRPGGFGGTDLYVSKKTASGWSEPVNLGDKINTSENEMFPFVDETNNLFFASKGHVGLGGLDVFSIDLDDEKAKPVNMGYPINSSKDDFNLIHKKGSGYFASNRIKGESFDDVYHFALMRRTIKGQVFNSETKEILGNTEVSLIDKNGNVAERVVTDKDANFQFVISKIDNYQIRSTKEYYFDGDVAIPASELRKNGELNKIVYQAPDNILSLKGLVVFKEDRSPVADVNVSIKNSKSDDSINLTSDTNGTFSCELLRGMDYTIEYHKEGILSKTRRVETSMIKGSEIFVEEEVDKVQVGKVFVLDNIFYDVNKSNIREDAAIELDKLVVVMTENPNLKIELSSHTDSRGSDPYNMALSSRRAKEAVEYIVSKGISPDRMKAKGYGETKLINKCSNGVKCSKEEHQANRRTEVKILAM
- a CDS encoding cobalamin B12-binding domain-containing protein, whose protein sequence is MTYDIYVKNYLDAILEGDRLKCSTIVKDFLQQNPSIKDLYEKILKVSLYQVGELWEANKISVATEHIATAITEGILNELFMELTPIKKLNKKVVVACVENEHHQVGVKMVADIFEMQGWDSYFLGSGIPLSELIRYIKEVSPDIVAISLSIYFNYVNFTRMIKEINEEFPDIIIIVGGQAFSNKKNSLSDKLENLLYIPDLNLLESYIKSINQKRL